One segment of Gemmatimonadaceae bacterium DNA contains the following:
- a CDS encoding (Fe-S)-binding protein: protein MADILIAVFTLGGVGLVFGTLIATANKRLWVWEDPRVDVVTQMLPSANCGACGLPGCRAFAEQAVQGKVTPAQCTVAGEEARQQIAGYLGVEAGEAVKNVARLLCAGGLDVAGYQAEYRGLPTCAAAAAVAGGGKGCVWGCLGLADCERVCDFDAIHMSETGLPVVDVEKCTACGDCVDACPKALFELRPLSAGLLVQCKNLVAGDEALEQCTVACTACAKCVQDAVEGLISVASGVAVINYDRIALAEPRAIERCPTGAIVWLAGAQFTHEPMAARQLQ from the coding sequence ATGGCTGACATCCTGATCGCGGTCTTCACCCTCGGCGGCGTCGGGCTCGTGTTCGGCACCCTCATAGCGACCGCCAACAAGCGGCTCTGGGTGTGGGAAGATCCGCGCGTCGACGTCGTCACGCAGATGCTGCCCAGCGCGAACTGCGGCGCCTGCGGCCTTCCCGGGTGCCGCGCGTTTGCCGAGCAGGCCGTGCAGGGCAAGGTGACTCCAGCACAGTGCACGGTCGCCGGCGAGGAGGCCCGCCAGCAGATCGCCGGCTACCTCGGCGTGGAAGCGGGAGAAGCCGTGAAGAACGTCGCGCGGCTGCTGTGCGCCGGCGGGCTCGACGTCGCGGGCTATCAGGCGGAGTACCGCGGACTCCCGACCTGCGCGGCCGCGGCGGCCGTCGCGGGCGGAGGCAAGGGCTGCGTCTGGGGCTGCCTCGGACTCGCGGACTGCGAGCGGGTGTGCGACTTCGACGCGATCCACATGAGCGAGACGGGACTGCCGGTCGTGGACGTCGAGAAGTGCACGGCATGCGGCGACTGCGTGGACGCGTGCCCCAAGGCGCTGTTCGAGCTGCGGCCGTTGAGCGCGGGGCTCCTGGTGCAGTGCAAGAACCTCGTCGCCGGCGACGAAGCGCTCGAGCAGTGCACGGTCGCTTGTACCGCATGCGCCAAGTGCGTGCAGGACGCGGTCGAAGGGCTGATCAGCGTAGCCAGCGGAGTCGCGGTGATCAACTACGACAGGATCGCGCTGGCCGAGCCGCGCGCGATCGAGCGGTGTCCGACCGGAGCCATAGTGTGGCTCGCGGGAGCGCAGTTCACGCACGAGCCCATGGCCGCGAGGCAGCTCCAATGA
- a CDS encoding glucose 1-dehydrogenase — MGRVAGKVAIVTGGAMGIGQACAELLAAEGAAVAVTDRERDAGGKVVDALVARGHRAIFLEHDVSLENGWQGVVDGVVKTYGKLDILVNNAGVGWFGDVEHTTLEDWHKLMGVNLDGVFLGIKHAIPAMRASGGGSIVNLSSIEGLVGDPGLAAYNASKGAVRLLTKSAALYCARAGMKIRVNSVHPGYIWTPMVRHALEASGNAAEMQRAVEALHPVGHLGEPNDIAYGVLYLASDESTFVTGSELVIDGGYTAQ; from the coding sequence ATGGGTAGAGTCGCAGGCAAGGTCGCGATCGTGACCGGCGGTGCCATGGGAATCGGCCAGGCCTGCGCGGAGCTTTTGGCGGCGGAGGGAGCCGCGGTGGCCGTGACCGATCGCGAACGTGACGCCGGCGGAAAGGTCGTCGATGCTCTCGTCGCGCGGGGTCACCGCGCGATTTTCCTGGAACACGACGTCAGCCTGGAGAATGGCTGGCAAGGCGTTGTGGATGGCGTGGTCAAGACATACGGCAAGCTCGACATTCTGGTCAACAATGCCGGCGTGGGTTGGTTCGGAGACGTCGAGCACACCACGCTCGAGGACTGGCACAAGCTGATGGGCGTCAACCTCGACGGAGTCTTCCTCGGCATCAAGCACGCGATCCCCGCAATGCGCGCGTCCGGTGGCGGATCGATCGTCAACCTGTCGTCGATCGAAGGATTGGTCGGTGATCCCGGGCTCGCAGCCTACAACGCGAGCAAGGGCGCGGTGCGACTGCTCACGAAATCGGCGGCGCTGTACTGCGCGCGCGCGGGCATGAAAATCCGCGTCAACTCGGTGCATCCCGGCTACATCTGGACCCCGATGGTGCGGCACGCGCTGGAAGCTTCAGGGAATGCCGCCGAGATGCAGCGTGCGGTCGAGGCGCTTCACCCTGTGGGGCACCTGGGTGAGCCGAACGACATCGCGTACGGGGTGCTCTACCTCGCGTCCGACGAATCCACGTTCGTCACCGGGTCCGAGCTCGTGATCGACGGAGGCTACACGGCGCAATAA
- a CDS encoding thiamine pyrophosphate-dependent enzyme, which yields MSGHCAILPIFDDDEREFALTDYEKGIPRWCPGCGDHSVLTAVEKLLVAEQLKPEQTVFVSGIGCSSRFPHYLKTYGFHGLHGRALPVATGVKLHRPELEVFVVMGDGDCCSIGAAHWIHAIRYNMRMVVLLLDNSIYGLTKKQTSPTTPQGFKTNTQPFGTPLPPLNPLTTTLGTTNVSFVAQTAEWIPTHLYATIRAAYRHPGFAFVRILQRCPMYTEGLYNETVKNPGMVELLVHDDGIVPPEIDKIYTNRITHDPADLDSARRHAEDSDRVRLGLFYRNESRARYDLLMRPPKVTSSERIALLNEEFDHYAV from the coding sequence ATGAGCGGGCACTGCGCCATCCTTCCGATCTTCGACGACGACGAGCGCGAGTTCGCGCTCACCGATTACGAGAAGGGAATTCCGCGCTGGTGTCCCGGCTGCGGCGACCACTCGGTTCTCACGGCCGTAGAGAAGCTCCTGGTCGCCGAGCAGCTCAAGCCGGAGCAAACCGTGTTCGTGTCGGGAATCGGGTGCTCGAGCCGGTTCCCGCACTACCTCAAGACGTACGGGTTCCACGGGCTGCACGGGCGCGCGTTGCCCGTCGCCACCGGCGTGAAGCTGCATCGTCCCGAGCTGGAAGTGTTCGTCGTGATGGGAGACGGGGACTGCTGCTCGATAGGCGCCGCGCACTGGATTCACGCGATCCGCTACAACATGCGGATGGTCGTGCTGCTGCTCGACAACAGCATTTACGGCCTCACCAAGAAGCAGACATCGCCGACGACGCCGCAGGGATTCAAGACGAACACGCAGCCGTTCGGAACTCCGTTGCCGCCGCTGAATCCGCTGACGACCACGCTCGGCACCACGAACGTGTCGTTCGTCGCGCAGACGGCGGAGTGGATTCCCACGCACCTGTACGCCACGATCCGAGCGGCCTACCGCCACCCCGGATTCGCCTTCGTTCGGATTCTCCAGCGCTGCCCCATGTACACGGAAGGGCTGTACAACGAGACCGTCAAGAACCCGGGAATGGTCGAGCTGCTGGTGCACGACGACGGCATTGTGCCGCCGGAGATCGACAAGATCTACACCAACCGGATCACCCACGATCCCGCCGATCTCGATTCAGCCCGCAGGCACGCCGAGGATTCGGACCGCGTACGGCTGGGTTTGTTCTACCGGAACGAGAGCCGCGCGCGGTACGACCTGCTGATGCGCCCGCCCAAAGTCACGAGCAGCGAGCGAATCGCTCTCCTCAACGAGGAGTTCGACCACTATGCCGTCTGA
- a CDS encoding alpha/beta fold hydrolase: MKSSRSALTALVLIVACAPPAPVVVDPPHIPGSFPDALVAGSVTLHGTLLVPANRGAPVALIIAGSGPTDRDGNTPLLPGKNNSLRYLAEALAERGIASLRYDKRGVGASRATIAGLTEADLRFDHFVDDATAWGRRLAADRRFSSVVVIGHSEGSLIGMLAAPAIPASKVVSIAGAGAPAGDVIIRQLSAQLPPPLLAQATAAVHRIERGELLDTVPPGLAALFRPSVQPYLISWFKHNPAAVAGRLGVPLLVVQGTHDIQALEEDARAIAAGHPGATLRLIQGMNHVLKQTPAGRLEQLPAYGDSTLAVDPTLVDAIAGFVLRPRN, from the coding sequence ATGAAAAGCTCCCGCTCCGCGCTCACAGCACTCGTCCTGATCGTGGCGTGCGCGCCGCCGGCTCCGGTCGTGGTCGATCCCCCGCACATCCCCGGGAGCTTTCCCGATGCGCTCGTCGCGGGATCTGTTACGCTGCACGGCACGCTGCTGGTGCCCGCCAACCGCGGTGCTCCGGTCGCGCTGATTATCGCCGGTTCGGGCCCCACCGACCGCGACGGGAATACGCCGCTGCTCCCGGGCAAGAACAACTCGCTGCGCTACCTCGCCGAGGCGCTGGCGGAGCGCGGGATCGCTTCCCTTCGGTACGACAAGCGCGGCGTCGGCGCGAGCCGCGCGACCATAGCCGGACTGACCGAGGCGGATCTACGCTTCGACCATTTCGTCGACGACGCCACCGCGTGGGGACGCAGGCTGGCGGCGGACCGGCGCTTCTCTTCCGTGGTGGTGATCGGGCACAGCGAGGGCTCGCTCATCGGAATGCTCGCCGCGCCGGCGATACCCGCATCCAAAGTGGTGTCGATCGCCGGTGCGGGCGCTCCCGCGGGCGACGTGATCATCCGGCAGCTCTCGGCTCAGCTCCCGCCGCCGCTCCTGGCCCAGGCGACCGCCGCGGTCCACAGGATCGAGCGCGGCGAGCTGCTCGACACCGTTCCACCGGGGCTGGCCGCGCTGTTCCGGCCGAGCGTGCAGCCTTACCTGATCTCGTGGTTCAAGCACAATCCGGCGGCGGTCGCGGGACGGCTCGGCGTTCCCCTCTTGGTCGTGCAGGGGACGCACGACATTCAGGCGCTGGAGGAGGACGCGCGGGCCATCGCGGCTGGGCACCCGGGCGCGACGCTCAGGCTGATTCAGGGGATGAACCACGTTCTCAAACAGACACCGGCCGGCAGGCTGGAGCAGCTGCCCGCCTACGGCGATTCCACCCTCGCGGTCGACCCCACGCTCGTTGACGCCATTGCCGGCTTCGTTCTGCGCCCGCGGAACTAG
- a CDS encoding 2-oxoacid:acceptor oxidoreductase subunit alpha — translation MTAAAALLERDVPVATRVLKLPEHTIEIVSDSGEGAQKCGQIFGAVCAKMGNGVWTVEIIPAEIQPPPRIAEGASGNRIRFATGPVTNWGDQTDLVVAFNEQVLVGRHRLGALASDAIILLENSWASSSNPDIKAAWDTALAELAGHGYRIIEVPMEEQCLTVDDNPRKGKNMFALGMLAYIYDRNLERIEEQIAHAFRRKSEAVYAKNVALMRLGYDWAAANLDFRVEIPTNPPQQALVVMNGNEALGMGALASGMELCAMYPITPATSVSHYLAEVFRKFGGILHQAEDEIAAAGVAIGASYAGKVAFTITSGPGLALKTEFIGLAVMTETPLVVIDVQRGGPSTGLPTKVEQSDLLAALVGQPGDTPHVVLAPATIEECFHSVVTARQIAETFHTVVVILSDANLSTGVQPFPRPQLRKEWLAAELDLSPVDEGRRPYEWDPRMGTSARPVPGQPGGMYTLTGLSHDESSKVAYGAGIHQHSTTMRSRKIAVLQQTLLRPAIYGDHEGDLLVVGWGSTKGAIEEAIDRARAEGLHASSTHLTFLSPLQPGLKEIFSRFRKVMTVEINYSDPPGEPFITDENRRRGQLAMLLRAQTLCDVDCWTRVPGEPLRPGLIHAAIRDATVGLAGGLA, via the coding sequence ATGACCGCTGCTGCCGCGCTCCTCGAACGCGACGTCCCCGTCGCAACCCGCGTGCTCAAGCTCCCCGAGCACACGATCGAGATCGTTTCCGACTCCGGCGAAGGGGCACAGAAATGCGGCCAGATCTTCGGCGCCGTCTGCGCCAAGATGGGCAACGGAGTGTGGACGGTGGAGATCATTCCCGCCGAGATCCAGCCGCCGCCCAGAATCGCGGAAGGCGCCAGCGGGAACCGCATCCGCTTCGCCACCGGACCCGTCACCAACTGGGGCGATCAGACCGACCTCGTCGTCGCCTTTAACGAGCAGGTGCTCGTCGGCCGCCACCGGCTCGGGGCGCTCGCGAGCGACGCGATCATTCTCCTCGAGAACTCCTGGGCATCCAGCTCCAACCCGGACATCAAGGCCGCCTGGGACACGGCGCTCGCCGAGCTCGCCGGGCACGGGTACCGGATCATCGAAGTACCGATGGAAGAGCAGTGTCTCACCGTGGACGACAATCCGCGCAAAGGCAAGAACATGTTCGCGCTCGGAATGCTGGCGTACATCTACGACCGGAATCTCGAGCGGATCGAAGAGCAGATAGCGCACGCGTTCCGCCGGAAGTCGGAAGCGGTGTACGCGAAGAACGTCGCGCTGATGCGGCTGGGCTACGACTGGGCCGCCGCCAATCTCGATTTCCGCGTCGAGATTCCCACCAATCCGCCGCAGCAGGCCCTCGTCGTGATGAACGGGAACGAGGCGCTCGGCATGGGCGCGCTGGCGTCGGGGATGGAGCTGTGCGCGATGTACCCGATCACGCCCGCCACCTCCGTCTCCCACTATCTCGCGGAGGTCTTCCGCAAGTTTGGCGGAATACTGCACCAGGCCGAGGACGAGATCGCCGCGGCGGGCGTCGCGATCGGCGCGTCGTACGCGGGCAAGGTCGCGTTCACCATCACCTCCGGCCCCGGCCTCGCGCTGAAGACGGAGTTCATCGGGCTGGCCGTGATGACGGAGACTCCGCTGGTCGTCATCGACGTGCAGCGCGGCGGGCCGAGCACGGGCCTCCCCACGAAAGTCGAGCAATCCGATCTGCTCGCGGCGCTGGTCGGACAGCCGGGCGACACTCCGCATGTGGTGCTGGCGCCGGCGACGATCGAAGAATGTTTCCACTCGGTCGTCACCGCGCGGCAGATAGCGGAGACGTTTCACACTGTCGTCGTCATCCTGTCCGACGCAAATCTCTCGACGGGCGTTCAACCCTTTCCGCGGCCGCAGCTCAGGAAGGAATGGCTGGCGGCCGAGCTCGACCTCTCGCCCGTGGACGAAGGGCGGCGGCCCTACGAGTGGGATCCGCGCATGGGCACGTCCGCGAGACCGGTACCGGGCCAGCCCGGCGGGATGTACACGCTGACCGGCCTGTCACACGACGAATCAAGCAAGGTCGCGTACGGCGCGGGCATTCATCAGCACTCCACCACCATGCGCAGCCGCAAGATCGCAGTCCTTCAACAGACGCTGCTCCGGCCCGCCATTTATGGCGACCATGAGGGCGACTTGCTCGTCGTCGGCTGGGGCAGCACGAAGGGCGCCATCGAAGAGGCGATCGACCGGGCGCGCGCCGAGGGGCTGCACGCTTCGTCGACGCATCTGACTTTCCTCTCGCCGCTCCAACCGGGGCTGAAGGAGATCTTCTCGCGCTTCCGGAAGGTCATGACGGTCGAGATCAACTACAGCGACCCGCCGGGAGAGCCGTTCATCACCGACGAGAACAGGCGCCGCGGGCAGCTCGCGATGCTGCTCCGCGCGCAGACGCTCTGTGACGTGGACTGCTGGACGCGCGTGCCCGGTGAGCCGCTCCGCCCCGGACTCATCCACGCCGCGATTCGCGACGCCACCGTCGGACTGGCCGGAGGCCTCGCATGA